The genomic segment TCACCCGGCTGTTGTCCCAACCCGCCCCGGCCCTGGCCGGGCAACCCGGCATCACTGCCGAGACCGCCGAAACGTGGAAGCTCTTTCAACTCATCGCCCGCGCCCAACAAGTCTACGGTTCCGACCCTTCGGCTTCGCTCAGGGCAAGCCTGCTTGGCCCTTTCATCATCTCGATGACGCGCGGCCCGGCGGACGTGTTGACGGTTCTCCTGCTGGCCCGCTGGGCCGGTTGCGCCGCCGGTCTGCCCATCGTCCCCCTCTTTGAGACCCTTGACGATCTCGAGGCCGCGCCCCGAATCCTGGCCGAGTTGTTCTCGCTCGAGGCTTATCGCGCTCATCTCGCAAAGCAAAGCGATGAACAAATGGTGATGATCGGCTACTCGGACAGCAACAAGGACGGCGGCTATTTGTCGGCAACCTGGGCTTTGTATCAGGCCCAGGAAGTCATCGCCCAAACCTGCCGCGAGTGGGGAGTCAAGTTCATGCTCTTTCACGGGCGAGGAGGCACGGTGGCGCGCGGCGGCGGCCCGGCCAACCGTGCCATCGCCGCCCAGCCGCCGGGCACGGTCAATGGCCGCTTCCGCCTCACCGAGCAGGGCGAGATCATCGCCAGCCGCTACGCCGACCCCGACATCGCTCACCGCCACCTGGAGCAAATTGTGAGCGCGGTGCTGTTGGCGAGTGTCAACGACGACAGACAACAGACGACAGACGACATCGCCGGTCGTCCATCGTCTGTCGTCCAAGACTGGCGCAACACTATGTCAGCCATGTCTGCTTCTGCCCATGCTGAATACCGCAATCTTGTCTACGAGACGCCCGGCTTCATGGATTACTGGCGCGCAGCCACGCCCATTGACGAGATCAGCCGCCTGCATCTTGGCTCGCGGCCCGCCGCCCGGCGCGGCGGCAACTTGCAGGTCACCAGCATCCGCGCCATCCCCTGGGTGTTCTCGTGGATGCAGAGCCGCTTCAACCTTCCCGGCTGGTATGGCCTCGGCACAGCTCTCACATCTTCCTCGGCAATCCCAAATCTAAAATCCGAAATTTACGAAGGCTGGCCCTTCTTCCAGGCCCTCATCAAAAACGCCGAGATGTCGCTCGTCAAAGCCGATCTTGGCATTGCGGCTCTGTACTCCGACCTTGTCCCTGACCGCGATCTGGCCGACCGCATCTTTGCCCGCATCCGCGCTGAATACGAGCGCACGCGCGAGGCCGTTCTGGCCATTACCGGCCAGCGCGAGTTGATGGAAGCCGAGACCGTGATCCAGCGTTCGGTCAATCGCCGCAACCCATATGTTGATCCGTTGAATTACATTCAGGTGGAGATGTTGCGCCGCCTGAGGCGCGCCCCGCCCGACAGCCCGGAAGCCGAGAGCCTGCGCGAAGTCATTGTCTTCACCATCAACGGCATTGCCGCCGGGTTGAAGAACACGGGGTAAGCAACCGGCGCAAAAAAGTAGAGCGAGTTGACAACTCGCTCTACATTATCAGGGTTGCAGGAGAAAAAGATTATCCGCCCTTGCGGAAAGCGCGAGACACCAGCGCCGATTTGATGTTCTGAAGCAATTCGGCGCGCGGCACAGGCTTGACCAGATACTTGAAGGCCCCGGCTTCCATGCCTTCGACCATGTCGGGAATGCCGCCTTTGGCCGAAAAGATAATGACGGCTGGCGGGTTGGTGTATTGTTGCTTGAGCGTCTTCAACACTTCAATGCCGGGCGTGCCAGGCATCATCATATCTAGAATAATCAGATCGGGCTTGAACTCAGGGATCATCTGGAGCGCCGTTTGGCCGTCGCGGGCCGTCGCCACTTCGTAGCCCTCAAGTTTGATGGTCATCTCCAGCATCTTGAGCGTGCCCGGTTCGTCATCCACCACCAGGATTTTTTGTGCCATGTGTGTCTTCTTTCAGGGTAAAGGCTGTGCCAATTATAGTCCATTGCGCCTACGCTTTGAACATTCACGTCACGCATGTTTAAGTTCAATTTTCGCAACCGAGTTGCAATCAATTTCGCATAACTACTCCCCAGACAGTGAGCAGTTACACTATATCAGTACAACAATAAACGGCGAGGCGTATGACAAAACCTGTTATCCTGATCGTTGACGATGACCCGATGGTGCTAAACGCCGTCGAGCGCGACCTGCGCTTGAAATACGGCCCGGCCTATCGCCTGCTGAAGGCGGCTTCCGGCAGTGCGGCGCTGGATGTCCTGCGAGAATTGCAGAAGCGCAATGAAACGGCGGCCCTGCTCCTGGCCGACCAGCGCATGCCGCAGATGACGGGCGTGCAGTTCCTCGAACAGGCCCGCGCCCTCTTCCCCGAAGCCAGGCGCGTTCTGCTCACCGCCTACGCCGACACTGAAGCGGCCATCTATGCCATCAACCGCGTTGAACTGGATCACTACTTGATGAAGCCCTGGGATCCGCCCGAAGAGCGCCTCTACCCTGTTCTCGACGAACTGCTCGATGACTGGAAAGGGCGCTTCGGCCAGTCATTCGACGGCATCCGCGTCGCCGGGACGCTGTGGTCGCTTTCCACTCACCAGATCAAAGACTTTCTTGTCCGACACCAATTGCCTTATCAATACCTGGATGTTGAAACCGATCCGAAAGCCAAAGCCCTTGTCGAAGAACACGGCCAGGGGCAATTCAAAATCCCTACCGTATTCTTCCCCGACGGGTCGGCTCTGGTCGAGCCGACGCTTCAACAAGTGGCCGAAAAGGCCGGCCTGCCAACCGAAGCGACGATGCGGTTTTATGATCTCGTCATCGTCGGCGCCGGCCCGGCAGGCCTTTCGGCGGCAGTGTACGCCAGTTCCGAGGGCGTAGATTGTTTGTTGATCGAAAAGCACGCGCCGGGCGGACAGGCCGGAAGCAGCCCGAAGATCGAAAACTACCTCGGCTTCCCGATGGGAATCTCTGGTAGCGACCTCACCCGGCGGGCGGTGATTCAGGCTCGCCGCCTCGGAGCCGAGATTCTTACGGCTCAGGAAGTCGCCGCCGTCCGCTTGTTTGACCGCTACAAGATTGTCATCTTCCCCGATGGAACCGAAGTAGCCTGCCACGCGCTTTTGCTGGCTACGGGCGCGTCATTCAATACATTGAGGATGCCGGGCGCGGCGCAGTTGAGCGGCGCGGGCATTTATTACGGCGCGGCCCACACCGAAGCCTATTACTACAAGAACCAGCCGGTCTTTGTCGTCGGCGGCGCAAACTCCGCCGCGCAGGGCGCGCTGTTCCTGAGCCGCTACGCCAGCAAGGTGACGATGCTGATCCGCGGCCCGGAAACTATTGCCGCTCAACATTTGGTCAACGCCCTGCGCGCCGACCCGAAGATCGAGATTCGACTGAACACCGATCTGGTTGAGGCTCACGGCCAGGAGAAACTCGAAGCGGTGACAATCCAGAATTCGGCAACCGACGAAGCGCAAACCCTGCCGGCGGCGGCGCTGTTCGTGTTCATCGGCGTCAAGCCGCAGAGCACGCTCGTGGCTGAACTGGCGCTATGCGATTCAAAGGGCTACGTGCTCACCGGGCCGGATGCGATGGCGGAAGGCAAACGTCCCCCAGGCTGGCCGCTTGACCGTGATCCGTTCATGTTCGAGACGAGCGTGCCGGGTCTGTTCGCCGCGGGCGATGTCCGGTTTGGGACGATCCACCGAGTGGTCAACGCTACCGCCGAGGGCGGCGCGGCGGTGGCTATGATCCGGCAGTATCTCAAAACGCTGTGAGCCTCGATTTTGTCCGTCGCCTTCCTCTTTTTGCCGATCTGCCCGAGGCTGACCTCCGCGAGTTGTATCAACGCGCCGAGCCAATGGCGCTTGCGGCTGGCGAATGGCTCATGCGCGAAGGCGAGAGCGGCGATGCGCTGTTTGTGATCTTGGAGGGCGGGATTGAAATTACCAAACGATCCGGCGGGCAAGAGGTGGCGCTGGCCCTGCGCGAGCCGGGTGAGGTGATCGGCGAAATGGCCCTGCTTGAACACGCGCCGCGATCCGCATCGGGACGGGCGGCGCAAGACACTCGCCTGCTGAAAATTGATAGTAACGCTTTCAGGCAAGTGCTGATGACCAGCCCCACTGCCGCCCTCGCGCTCTTGCGCACAGCCAATATGCGTCTGCGAAGCACCGAGGCTCTATTACGGCAGAGCGAAAAAATGGCCTCCCTGGGCACGCTCGCCGCCGGGCTGGCCCACGAGTTGAACAACCCCGCCGCCGCCGTGCAGAGCAGTTCCAGGCAACTGCGTCAGGCGCTCGCCGAGTGGCAAAACCTGGCCGGCCAACTTGACGGGCCGGCCTTTGACGTCGGGCAACGCAAAACTGTTCAGGACTTGCAAACCGAAATCGCCCGCCGCATAGCCGAGCCGGCCAAACTCGATCCCCTCACTCGCAGTGATCTCGAAAGCGAACTACAGGATTGGCTGGAAACTAAAGGCGTGGATCGGGCGTGGGAGTTGGCTCCGACCCTGATCACTTTTGGTTTTGATGTGCCGACGTTGAAAGGGTTGACCGGGAACCTGTCGCCCGGCCATTTTTTAGCCATCGTAACCCGGTGGTTGGCGGCAAGTTGCTTGCTCTATGCGTTGTTGGACGAAGTGAGGCTGGGCGCCGAGCGCATCGCCGAGATCGTCAAAACGGTGAAGGCTTATGCCTATCTCGATCAGGCCCCGATCCAACTTGTGGACGTGCCCGAAGGCCTGGAAAACACGCTCATCATTCTGCGGCATAAGCTGAAAGCCGGCGTCAGCGTGGTTCGCGACTACGCGCCCGACCTGCCGCGCGTTGAGGCTTACGCGAGTGAACTCAACCAGACCTGGACGAATCTCATTGACAACGCCGTGGATGCCATGCAAGGCCGGGGCCGGCTCACTCTGCGGACGTATCGCCACGAGCATAACGTTGTCGTCGAAATCGCCGACGACGGGCCGGGCATCCCGGCTGAGATTCAGTCTCGTATTTTCGATCCTTTCTTCACAACCAAGCCGCCCGGCTCTGGCACTGGGCTGGGACTGCACATCGTATACAATAGCGTGGTGCATCGGCATCACGGCCAGATCCATCTCACCTCTCAGCCGGGCGCGACGACCTTTCAGATCGTCCTCCCCATTCAACTTTCACGAGGCCAGCCATGAACGACATCCAGTTGAAGGAACTCTACAAGTCCGTTAAAACGATTGCCAGTGTAGGCCTTTCCGCCAACCCGGAGAAGCCGAGTTTTGGCATTACCCTTTACCTCAAAGATCGGGGCTATCGCATCATTCCGGTCAACCCTACTGCCAAAGAGATTCACGGCGAGACGGTTTACCCCGACCTGCTCTCGATCTCGGATAAGGTGGATGTGGTGCAACTGTTTCGCCGGTCAGAGGAAGTGGCGCCCTTTGTCGAGCAGGCGATTCAGATCGGGGCCAGAGTGGTGTGGATGCAGGAAGGGGTTTCAAACCCAGAGGCGGCTAAGAAGGCGGAGGCGGCTGGGCTGCAGGTGGTGATGGATCGGTGCATGAGGGCCGAGCATATGCGATTATTCGGAGCGCGGCTCTTCGGCCTGGTCGAGCGCTGAACCGACTCGCTATTTCAACACATACGCCGCCGCCGCCCGCGCCATGAGGGCCGCGCTTTGAACCAGCACGCGCTCGTCGAAGTCAAAGCGGGGATGGTGATGAGGAAAGTCCAGCCCTTTAGCAGAGTCGGCTGAACCGACGAAGAAGTAACAGCCGGGCACGGTGTTCATCATAAAGGCCATGTCTTCCGATCCCATCGTGCGCTCGTCAGCCGACACCTGAGTCACGCCGGGCAGAGTCTTCGCCAGGTTGCGCACTTCGGCGCTCATCGCCGAGTCGTTGACGACGGCGGGCGTGGTGCTGGTCAACTCCACCGCCGGCTCACATTCCATCGCCCGGGCCACGCCTTCGGCCACCTCGCGCACCCGCCGCAGAACCAGGTCGCGCACGGCAGGGTTGAAGGTGCGAATCGTGCCCCGCAGAACCGCCGAGTCGGGAACGATGTTGAAAGCGTCGCCGGCGTTGACCATCGTCACCGAAATCACTGCGCTCTCCAGCGCGTTGACGTTGCGCGAGACAATGGTTTGCAGGGCGGTGATGATCTGGGCGGAGGCTGTGACCGGGTCTTTGGTTTGATACGGCGACGCGCCGTGGCCGCCCTTGCCTTGCAGGGTGATGGTGAAACGTTCCGAGGCCGCCATGCACGGGCCGTCGGTGGCGGCGGCCCAGCCGAACGGTTTGTCATTCCAGACGTGCAAAGCCAGCGAGCGTTCGGGGGCCGGGCTTTCCATCACACCATCCTGAACCATGGCCGCCGCCCCGCCCAGGCCTTCCTCAGCAGGTTGAAAGACAAACTTGAGCGTGCCCGCGATTTGTGAGCGAAGCGGGGTGAGCATCTTGGCGACGGCGAGGCCGATGGCCGTGTGGCCGTCGTGGCCGCAGGCGTGCATCACACCCGAAGTCTGCGAGATGTAGTCGGTCTTGTTGGCTTCGGTGATCGGCAGGGCGTCCATGTCGAAGCGGAGCAAAATCGTCGGGCCGGGTTTGTCACCTTCCAACAAACCGACCACGCCCGTGCGCCCCACCCCGGTCCGCACTTCCAAGCCAAGCTGATTCAATTCGTTGGCGACGATGCCCGCCGTGCGAACTTCCTGAAAGCCGAGTTCGGGGTGGCGGTGAAAATCTCGCCGCCGGGCAATCATTTCCGGTTCCAACGCTTTGGCGAGAGAAAGAAAATCAGTGGTCATTGCTACTTGCCTTCTTTCAGTTCCCGCAGATACCACAGCAAGTCATCTTCGGGGTGCGGCACGCCCATAATTGCCAACATGGCCGCCAACTCGCCGCGATGGTGCGTGCTATGGTTGGACAAGTGCAACATGAGGTGGCCGAGCGGGAAGGCGCGCGATTCGCCTTTGGTGTTGGTGTAAGTGATTTCCTGTTTGAGGATCTTCTCGTCGCACGAATCGATGAACAGATTAATTTCGGCGTCGAGCTTCTCCCAGGCCCGGCGCAAGTCACGGTAAGTAGGGAAGTCTGCCGCCTGCCGCAGAGCCTGGGGCGAGTTGCCCTGCCAGCGAGCCAGCCACACCGTTTCGGCGGCAAACATGTGAGTGAGCAGGCCGTGAACACTGCCCCACGAGTAGCCGAGGTCGCGATCCCACTGGTCAATTGTCAGCGCCTCGCAAGCCGTCAACATCTTGGCGTTGGCCCAGTGGTTGTAATCGTAAAGCATCTTGATAGCAGAAAGAGAATTCGTCATGAGAGCATCCTTGTCAATTAAGTTGGAAGAGAGGCATCCGGAATGAGGCTCTGGCGTTCGTCAACTATTTTGTCTGGTTGTATCGTCCTCAAAAGTGAGCCGCATTTCAGAGGTTGGGTTGAAACCCAGCGACTCGTAAAGTGGCCGTCCGGCGTCGCTGGCATGTAAGGTGATCGTCCGCAGGCCAAGGTCGCGGCAAGCCTCAACCATCGTTTGCGCAATGCGCCGCGCCAGGCCGAGCCGCCGGTATTCGGGCGCAGTGTAAACGCTGTGCAATAATGCGCCGCGCCCGGTTAAGTCTTTGGGGCGCGGCGGCCAATCATAAAACAATACCGCGCCGCTGGCGATGATCTTACCACCTTCTTCGACCACCCAGGCTCGAATGATTCCGCCGAGATGCTGGGCCAGGTAGCGCGAATAAGCTTCGGCCATTTCGCTTGTGTCGGCCTGCGCCCCGCGAAGCGCCGCCATCTCTTCAAACATCCAACGGCGATGATTCACTAAGGTTGCAATGTCGGCCAATGTGGCTTCGCGAATTGAAAGTTCGTTTGTCATCTGCTCATCACCAACACGGCCGCTCCGTTAATCTCCCCTCGCTTCAACTTCGCCAACGCCTCATTTGCCGATTCTAACGGGAAGGCCGTCACTTCTGTTCGCGCCGGAATCTGCGCGGCGAGTTGCATGAACTCAACGGCATCGTGGCGCGTGGCGTTGGTCACACTGCGTATTGTTCGCTCACCGTAGAGCAAATTGTAATCGAATTGCGGGATGGGACTCATATGAATTGCGTTGATGGCCAGCGTGCCGCCTTTGCGAAGATGGCCGAGCGCAAGCGGGACAAGGTTGCCTGCCGGGGCGAAGATGACGGCTCGATCCAACGGGTGCGGCGGACTCTGGTGGGCGGCCCCGACCCACCCCGCCCCCAACTCGCGGGCCAGCGCCTTGTGTTCCTCGCGGCGCGTGAAGACGGAAACGCGGCAATTCCAGCGCCGCGCGATCTGAATGGCAAGGTGGGCGCTGCCGCCAAAGCCGAAAAGCCCCAAATGCTCGCCGGGCTGAAGATCAGCTTTAATTAACGAGCGGTAGCCGATAATGCCGGCGCACAACAGCGGCGCGGCCTCAACGTCGGAAAAGGCTGGCGGGATGGGGACGAGGGCGCTTTCGTCGGCCAGCATGTAGTCGGCGTAGCCCCCATCCACGTCCCAGCCGGTGAACCGGGCGTTGTCGCACAAATTCTCCTCGCCACGTTGGCAGAACTCGCACACGCCGCACGTCGTGTGAAGCCAGGGGACACCGACCCGGTCGCCCACTCGAACGCCTGCCCTGAGCGAAGTCGAAGGGGCGGTGACACCTGAGCCGATTTGTTCGACGACGGCCACAACCTGGTGTCCAGGCGTGATCGGCGTCTTCTTTAGCGGCAAGTCGCCTTCGACAATATGCAGATCAGTATGACAAACACCGCAGGCGCGAACACGAAGGAGGACAGAGTTGGGTGCGAGTGCGGGAAGAAATTGCTCAACAAGGGCCAGCGGCGAACTAGCAATCGGGGTTGGCGAGGAGAGTTGCAGGGCGCGCATTTCAAACAACAAACGGGGCTGAGAGTCCTCAGCCCCGTTTGATTCAAAGCGCTTGCAATTACCCGCCGCCGGTGACAGCGCGTAGCGTGTCGCAGGCCGGGCAACTGCCGTCGGGCCGGATCATGGCATAACCGGCTTGCGGGTCCGAGCCAAACGTGTTCAGGTCCACGTTGAAGACGATCATGAACCGCACCTTGCCCTGATCACGCGAGAGGCGGGCGGCTTCGCCAAGATACTGAGCGTGTTCAGCAACAGTCAGGTTGTAGGGCGGCTTCCACATGAAGCCGGCAGGCAACGTTCCCCACTCCTGGCCGGAGAGGTAGCCCAACTCGGTGAAGCACAACTTCTTGCGGCCACCGGCGGCGTTGTAGTACGTGTCCACCATCGTTTGGTAATAGCGCGTGTAATGGTCGGAACTGCCGCGCGGGTCGCCGCTCGACTGAGTTGGCGGCATCAGGCCTTCGTTATAGTGAATGCCGAGGCAATCCATGTAATTGAGGCCGCCCGCCGCCACCAGGCCTTCGATGTAAGGCTTGTCATCACAGCCGCCACCGCCGCAACCGCCGAAGAAACCGGTGGGCGCCGGCGCGCCGGAGATCACCAGCGTGCCGCCGTTCTTGGACTTGATGGCGTTGTAAGCCTGCTGAAGCATGGGCACATAACTCGAGGGGCCAATCGAGCCGGACTTCCACTCGCGATCAATATTCATTTCGTTCCAGACTTCAATGGCATCCGCGCCCGCGCCCGCCAGGTCGCCCACAAACGTGGCGTAGCCGGCAAACTTGTCGGGCGTGGTGTCGCCCGGCTCACCCAGCACACTCAACAAAATCTTGAAGCCCCGGTTATGAGCATCCGAAATCAAGCCAAAGTGGGCGCTGGCCGAGTCGCCGGGATGCCAACGCACCTGGCGCTTCACCCATTTCATTCCAGAGAACTTCATTTTGTTGGCGGTATTGTCAGAAAAGCCAGCCACCTGCCCGCCCAACTCAAAACTGCCCGTTGTGCCTGCCGAAGTCGCCGCCGGTTGAGGCGTGGCGGTTGCCCCTGGAGCCGCAGTGGCCGGAACTTTGGTGGATGTGGGCGCGGGGCCAGAGCCGGGCGCGCCGGGAATCCTTAGCACTTGCCCGACGCGAATCGTCGCCGAAGTCAACCCATTGGCCGCCTGAATAGCGGCGACTGTCGTGCCAAAGCGCAAAGCGATCCGGAAAAGATTATCGCCCGGCTGAACTGTGTAGGTGCCGGGGTTGCTGGCTGTCGTGGGCGCCGGCGTCGCGCCGCCGCTGGGTGGCTTAGTTGCCGTTGGCACAGGGCCTGAAGAGGAGCCGCCAGGAATCTTTAGCACTTGCCCGACGCGAATCGTCGCCGAAGTCAACCCATTAGCCGCCTGAATAGCGGCAACCGTCGTGCCAAAGCGCAAAGCAATCCGATAGAGGTTGTCACCCGGTTGGACGGTGTAAGCGCCGGGATTGGTGTTGGGCGCGGTAGTTGCTCCGGGTTTGGCCGTCGGCGCGGGAGATGAGCCGCTCGCTCCGCTCGGGATAATCAACACCTGCCCGACTCGGATCGTCGTCGTGGTCAGCCCATTGGCCGCCGGGATGGCGGCCACGGTGGTGTTGAACTTGAGGGCAATTCGGAAAAGGTTGTCACCCGGCTGGACGGTGTAGGTGGTTCCTTGAGCCGCCGCCGGCTGAACCGGAAACACCGACAGCAACAGAGTCAGAATGACTAAGATCAACAGAGTTCGTTTCATGATGTTCTCTCACTTATGAATTGGGTTGGCAAACAGATATTGGGGGTTGTGGTGGGCCCGGCGGGAGTCGAACCCACAACGGACGCTTTATGAGAGCGGTGCTCTGCCATTGAGCTACGGGCCCGGAGCAGGAGCGGGTGATGGGATTCGAACCCACGCATAGTAGCTTGGAAGGCTACTGCCTTACCACTTGGCGACACCCGCGTTAGATTGCGCCGGAATACTATCATAAGCGGGCGAGGCGGGCAAGGCATAGCCCGAAGTGTGCAAAAAGCATGCCTGCTGGTTCTACGCAAAACCGGGACAGGCGCATGCCTGCGATTGACAATTATTGGGAGAAAGAGGGGAAGGAAAGAACAGCTAACGATTCAAAAGCTCTTCCCAACGGGCTTCAACAACCATCTGTGGCACCCGGAAGAGATCGGCCAATTCCTCCAACGACATTGAGTCCCACGAATCTGGAAGCAAGTCTTCCGACATCAATAGTCGGCGGGCGAAAATTGAAGCCTGGGCAGACAATTTGTCATTTGGCACATGCGGCAACCCGGCGGCCCGGCCACCCTGGCTGGTGCAGATGCCGGTGAAAAGCGCGCGCGCCATCGCATACCGGCGCTCGCGCTCGGAAATGCCCAAATTGACGAAAACCTTTCCCTTGCCGTCAGGCAGTCTGATCCAAAGCGCATCGCCGAAAGGCAGGCCCTCCACAAGGTTCAGGTCGCCAGCCAGATCGAGAGGTGGGGAACGCAAAATATCCCGAATTGGGACTGGGGGGGATTCGATACCATAGTATTCCAGCAGGGTAGCGACGATGGAGTCGCACAAAAACTCTAGTGAGGGTTGAGGCATTCCAAGCCGGTTACTCCAAACCAGGAAGCCCGGCAACTGGCAAATTGTACCTTTCAAAAGCCAGCGACGACAGTTCCGGCGTGTGGCTCATTGAAAAGGAAGAGCGGCGGTTGTTGATGATTTCTTCAACTGCTCCGGCAAACTCGGCCAGGGTCTCTGCCCGAAGCGACAGGAGGCTCACGAGTTCGTCCGGCTCCAAGTCGAAGCCGCCGACAAGTTCAGCCCGGCGTTCACCCAGAATCCCCTTTCGGAAATTATCACTGATGACAGCCTTACCCACTAATTTTTGTAGACCGCGAACAGACATAGCAACGCCTTTCCTTGCCCCGAAACCTTTGAAGCAAAGCCGGAAAAGAACTAGGTTTTGAGTTTAGCCAGGCAAACTAATGGAGTCGGTTATTTCCCGATGCCGCCGCTGCCGCCACTGGTTGGGTCTTCGATTTGTTTGTAGGTCATGGTCATTCTCCTCAATTTGAAAGTTGGCTAACTCTACCCCAAACCGTCTTAGTGAATCCCTTATTAAACGTATTGGGCAGGCTCAAATCAGCGCCTGCCCAATTACTCGATCAACCTTGAATAAAGCGCCCTTATTTCGGGCGGAGGGTCAAGCCCCATCTCGGCTCGCAAGATTTCCCGGTAATGTCGGTAGTAATCCACGATGGCATGGCGGCGGCCCATCCCGGCCAGGCACATTAACATCCGTTCGTGGAGATCATCAAGAAACG from the Chloroflexota bacterium genome contains:
- a CDS encoding amidohydrolase, whose product is MTTDFLSLAKALEPEMIARRRDFHRHPELGFQEVRTAGIVANELNQLGLEVRTGVGRTGVVGLLEGDKPGPTILLRFDMDALPITEANKTDYISQTSGVMHACGHDGHTAIGLAVAKMLTPLRSQIAGTLKFVFQPAEEGLGGAAAMVQDGVMESPAPERSLALHVWNDKPFGWAAATDGPCMAASERFTITLQGKGGHGASPYQTKDPVTASAQIITALQTIVSRNVNALESAVISVTMVNAGDAFNIVPDSAVLRGTIRTFNPAVRDLVLRRVREVAEGVARAMECEPAVELTSTTPAVVNDSAMSAEVRNLAKTLPGVTQVSADERTMGSEDMAFMMNTVPGCYFFVGSADSAKGLDFPHHHPRFDFDERVLVQSAALMARAAAAYVLK
- a CDS encoding zinc-dependent alcohol dehydrogenase family protein — its product is MRALQLSSPTPIASSPLALVEQFLPALAPNSVLLRVRACGVCHTDLHIVEGDLPLKKTPITPGHQVVAVVEQIGSGVTAPSTSLRAGVRVGDRVGVPWLHTTCGVCEFCQRGEENLCDNARFTGWDVDGGYADYMLADESALVPIPPAFSDVEAAPLLCAGIIGYRSLIKADLQPGEHLGLFGFGGSAHLAIQIARRWNCRVSVFTRREEHKALARELGAGWVGAAHQSPPHPLDRAVIFAPAGNLVPLALGHLRKGGTLAINAIHMSPIPQFDYNLLYGERTIRSVTNATRHDAVEFMQLAAQIPARTEVTAFPLESANEALAKLKRGEINGAAVLVMSR
- a CDS encoding response regulator, whose protein sequence is MAQKILVVDDEPGTLKMLEMTIKLEGYEVATARDGQTALQMIPEFKPDLIILDMMMPGTPGIEVLKTLKQQYTNPPAVIIFSAKGGIPDMVEGMEAGAFKYLVKPVPRAELLQNIKSALVSRAFRKGG
- a CDS encoding DinB family protein — protein: MTNSLSAIKMLYDYNHWANAKMLTACEALTIDQWDRDLGYSWGSVHGLLTHMFAAETVWLARWQGNSPQALRQAADFPTYRDLRRAWEKLDAEINLFIDSCDEKILKQEITYTNTKGESRAFPLGHLMLHLSNHSTHHRGELAAMLAIMGVPHPEDDLLWYLRELKEGK
- the ppc gene encoding phosphoenolpyruvate carboxylase, producing the protein MDISALIHLLGELLGEVIRGQETQALFEIEERIRNLGKERRAGDDTAGPRLADEVARLLPDDARVVAAAFTLYFDLVNLAEEARRVSALRERERERHPKPANESVAEAVAQLKARGLSPTQMADLIRGLRIELVLTAHPTEAKRRTILSKTERMAKTLRALNQSNPLPRERDELLDVLRAEITALWLTDRARTNRPTVADEVKTGLYFVETIFWDALPRLYSELETALAEHYPGLHWSEATGTPPRWLTLASWIGGDRDGNPNVTAEVTAETLRLHRGLAVERHQANLRDLARRLSFSQHRLPPSADLQSWLEARRPFPAHAADLERQYTAEPYRLIASLLAADLENESQDDVKARLLSNKPSSDRIKPEDFAKPLALVAASAKQAFRPSDLIHALRHQFNIFGLHAARLDLREDSSRLASALGEILRALKLDLAFEDGDDATRTAVLTRLLSQPAPALAGQPGITAETAETWKLFQLIARAQQVYGSDPSASLRASLLGPFIISMTRGPADVLTVLLLARWAGCAAGLPIVPLFETLDDLEAAPRILAELFSLEAYRAHLAKQSDEQMVMIGYSDSNKDGGYLSATWALYQAQEVIAQTCREWGVKFMLFHGRGGTVARGGGPANRAIAAQPPGTVNGRFRLTEQGEIIASRYADPDIAHRHLEQIVSAVLLASVNDDRQQTTDDIAGRPSSVVQDWRNTMSAMSASAHAEYRNLVYETPGFMDYWRAATPIDEISRLHLGSRPAARRGGNLQVTSIRAIPWVFSWMQSRFNLPGWYGLGTALTSSSAIPNLKSEIYEGWPFFQALIKNAEMSLVKADLGIAALYSDLVPDRDLADRIFARIRAEYERTREAVLAITGQRELMEAETVIQRSVNRRNPYVDPLNYIQVEMLRRLRRAPPDSPEAESLREVIVFTINGIAAGLKNTG
- a CDS encoding FAD-dependent oxidoreductase; its protein translation is MTKPVILIVDDDPMVLNAVERDLRLKYGPAYRLLKAASGSAALDVLRELQKRNETAALLLADQRMPQMTGVQFLEQARALFPEARRVLLTAYADTEAAIYAINRVELDHYLMKPWDPPEERLYPVLDELLDDWKGRFGQSFDGIRVAGTLWSLSTHQIKDFLVRHQLPYQYLDVETDPKAKALVEEHGQGQFKIPTVFFPDGSALVEPTLQQVAEKAGLPTEATMRFYDLVIVGAGPAGLSAAVYASSEGVDCLLIEKHAPGGQAGSSPKIENYLGFPMGISGSDLTRRAVIQARRLGAEILTAQEVAAVRLFDRYKIVIFPDGTEVACHALLLATGASFNTLRMPGAAQLSGAGIYYGAAHTEAYYYKNQPVFVVGGANSAAQGALFLSRYASKVTMLIRGPETIAAQHLVNALRADPKIEIRLNTDLVEAHGQEKLEAVTIQNSATDEAQTLPAAALFVFIGVKPQSTLVAELALCDSKGYVLTGPDAMAEGKRPPGWPLDRDPFMFETSVPGLFAAGDVRFGTIHRVVNATAEGGAAVAMIRQYLKTL
- a CDS encoding GNAT family N-acetyltransferase, which codes for MTNELSIREATLADIATLVNHRRWMFEEMAALRGAQADTSEMAEAYSRYLAQHLGGIIRAWVVEEGGKIIASGAVLFYDWPPRPKDLTGRGALLHSVYTAPEYRRLGLARRIAQTMVEACRDLGLRTITLHASDAGRPLYESLGFNPTSEMRLTFEDDTTRQNS
- a CDS encoding cyclic nucleotide-binding domain-containing protein: MSLDFVRRLPLFADLPEADLRELYQRAEPMALAAGEWLMREGESGDALFVILEGGIEITKRSGGQEVALALREPGEVIGEMALLEHAPRSASGRAAQDTRLLKIDSNAFRQVLMTSPTAALALLRTANMRLRSTEALLRQSEKMASLGTLAAGLAHELNNPAAAVQSSSRQLRQALAEWQNLAGQLDGPAFDVGQRKTVQDLQTEIARRIAEPAKLDPLTRSDLESELQDWLETKGVDRAWELAPTLITFGFDVPTLKGLTGNLSPGHFLAIVTRWLAASCLLYALLDEVRLGAERIAEIVKTVKAYAYLDQAPIQLVDVPEGLENTLIILRHKLKAGVSVVRDYAPDLPRVEAYASELNQTWTNLIDNAVDAMQGRGRLTLRTYRHEHNVVVEIADDGPGIPAEIQSRIFDPFFTTKPPGSGTGLGLHIVYNSVVHRHHGQIHLTSQPGATTFQIVLPIQLSRGQP
- a CDS encoding CoA-binding protein produces the protein MNDIQLKELYKSVKTIASVGLSANPEKPSFGITLYLKDRGYRIIPVNPTAKEIHGETVYPDLLSISDKVDVVQLFRRSEEVAPFVEQAIQIGARVVWMQEGVSNPEAAKKAEAAGLQVVMDRCMRAEHMRLFGARLFGLVER